The Anopheles maculipalpis chromosome 3RL, idAnoMacuDA_375_x, whole genome shotgun sequence genomic sequence GAGAGCCTTTAGTTGGTGGTGCACTTTACAAAAGCAGTTAAACTCTTTcgcacgatcgatcgatcgtgcgccTAGCTTTGCAGTGCGCAGTAattaatgtgtgtatgttttttccccctacaTTTGTTTACGTCTTTTTCCACTCAATAGAAGCACTTTGGCCGCGATATTGCAGCAGTGTCGTACGGTGTCGTTATCAGTCgaggaaacataaaaatcataaTGACGTCGCTGGCGGTAATGGAGctcaataacaacaacaacgccaACTGTGGCGATGAGAGGGCCGAGGAATGCGAAAAGTATCTACGCGGGCTGACGAAAACCTTCACCGGCATCGACAAACCGCTGAAGAACGCGAGGAAGTGTGAAACGTTGACCGATCTGATCGGGGAATTGCGCCGAACGTTCGACTCGGACCACGTCAACATCGAGTACGTGAACCATCTGATGCTGAGCTACCAGTCGAACCCGGCCGAATGGCGAAAGTTTGCCAAATTTGACCGATACCGGTAAGTTGACCCTGAGGGAAGAAGATTAGCTGGGGACATATTGGCTAGAATCAAGAAAATGATTTATACAACCTGTGTCAAAGATAAGCCGACGGAACCATTAATGGTGGTAGCAACTACGTGGGTTCTGATTAGATGCGGACACAGATTTATGGCAGGAGAAAATGGAACTGAACCCAATTTTCCTGTCGTTGAGACgatttattaattaaattttttattggtAAATTCTGCTCAAATAACTTAGCGTGAGATGCAAAATATCTTAGGTAATCCGTATCAGAAACGTCGTGAACGGACCCCCGTGAGGACACATTCTGACATATTCTTATCAACGCGCATGTCTGCAGCATTCAATATCGCACATCTTAGACGAAGTGTCAAATAGTAACAACGTCTTGGGCTAAATTCAGGCTTGAGCTGGAACGTTTTGCAAGCTGATTCACTGCTGTGATAAGATTGATTGTGCTGTCGTCAATTTTGAAGGGGTTTATCTCGAACTTCCCCCAATGTACAGACACACATTTGGACGGATGTTTTCGAATCACTTGGACTCAAAATGTCATCCTATTAGATACTTTACACTATCTGCTATTTAATTGTACATAGGGAAAGTTTTTTGGCAACGTATCATCTTATCTTTCTATTTGctatataattattttttacagcTACACGAGAAATCTGGTAGACGCTGGAAATGGCAAGTACAACCTGATGATTCTCTGCTGGAACGAAGGGCACGCTTCGGCCATTCACGATCATGCCGATTCGCACTGCTTCATGAAGATGCTCAAGGGACAGCTGATGGAAACACGGTACGCCTGGCCAAAGGAAGCGTCGGTAACGGAAGACAGTAAGGCGGACATTGGCAATGGGCAAACAGGCAATGAGCAGGAAGAGATCGAGTACAATGGTGACGAGCTGGAAGAACTTTCTCGCAGCACGCTAGAAACGAATGGTGTGTGCTACATTAACGATACGCTCGGTCTTCACCGCGTGGAGAACCCTAGCCATACCGATGTGGCCGTCTCGCTACATCTGTACTGTCCACCGTTCGATGTGTGTTCGATCTTTAACAAACAGAACGGCAAGCGTACCAAGTGCAAAGTTACTTTCTGGAGCAAGTTTGGCAAACGAGAATCAGCTGTGAACTAGTAAAATTAACGATCGCTAAGCCGTTGGCAGGTGTATCGACTGACGACCGCCGGAAGTGATAGCGCGGACACGATGGATGGGAATGCGTTGCATTTCCAGTAGACGTAAAATCCTCCAAGAGAAACGTAGGGCTGTATTTTCAAATAAGATACGATAAATAAGAAAGAGATTATTTTTAGATGATAAGCTGCCCTAAGCATTGGGCATGAATGTTTGTTAACGAATTAATAAAAGTGTGCATACAGATACTGTCGTTGAGAACTAGTTTAACTTAGAAAAGCTTTGCATGTCTGAGACAAACGGCTACACATTGTAGCTAAAAATCCCCTTTTTAATGCATGCCTGGGTAAGCATCTGGCATATCGGCTGGCGGACGGTGAATCACTGTAATTACAAGGAGCGATAATTATAACTAAGTGATCCGAGAACTAAATATTTAACTACGTGACATCAATAAAAAGTCTAGTGCGTCGTTATATGGCCGGCATGAGACGCCGGGGTCATTAAGCCCTGAAAAAGCTAAAGACGAAGACCTGAACCAGCTTTCCAGTGTAGAAAATGAATATAATGGACTATTTGTAGTGATTTTATGTTCTTATGATTGGAAGGACAATACAAAAGCAGCTACGGCGATGAGTTCTATGAAccacagcagcaaaagaaattcTCTATTGTCCGAATGGTTGATTATTTcgttaaaatggcaaaagatGATCCACTTTGTTAGAGAGGCGAAtttagtctctaagactcaaagcctctataaataaacgaaaaaaaaagatccactTTGTAAAGTACTTTTTAATGTCAATAATCATTTTTTCAAGTAAGCAATACGGTCAGGCC encodes the following:
- the LOC126562831 gene encoding cysteine dioxygenase type 1, yielding MTSLAVMELNNNNNANCGDERAEECEKYLRGLTKTFTGIDKPLKNARKCETLTDLIGELRRTFDSDHVNIEYVNHLMLSYQSNPAEWRKFAKFDRYRYTRNLVDAGNGKYNLMILCWNEGHASAIHDHADSHCFMKMLKGQLMETRYAWPKEASVTEDSKADIGNGQTGNEQEEIEYNGDELEELSRSTLETNGVCYINDTLGLHRVENPSHTDVAVSLHLYCPPFDVCSIFNKQNGKRTKCKVTFWSKFGKRESAVN